From a single Candidatus Cloacimonadaceae bacterium genomic region:
- the cas4 gene encoding CRISPR-associated protein Cas4, with translation MDFIFITPSEVIEHMFCPRFTYFMNVLKVGQHEHRRQLVNKGRLIHENKLVTNKDYLRKKVGADSKLLDVYLSSEQLMLVGKIDEVLFLQDGTAAPLDYKYAFWENRIYNTHIMQQTLYAMLIELQFQRTVNRAFIVYVRSKNHLEQIDITENLKIKAKKVLDDIFNIINLSYYPNAKKSKRKCEDCTYRNICVA, from the coding sequence ATGGACTTCATCTTTATCACGCCATCAGAAGTTATTGAACACATGTTCTGCCCGAGGTTCACATACTTTATGAATGTCCTAAAGGTAGGACAACACGAGCACCGCAGGCAACTGGTCAATAAAGGGCGTTTGATTCATGAAAACAAACTTGTAACCAATAAGGACTACTTGAGAAAAAAGGTCGGGGCGGATTCCAAATTGCTCGATGTCTATCTCAGCTCGGAACAACTAATGCTGGTTGGTAAAATCGATGAAGTTCTTTTTTTACAAGACGGCACTGCTGCTCCATTGGATTATAAATATGCATTTTGGGAAAACCGGATTTACAATACCCATATTATGCAGCAGACCTTGTATGCTATGTTGATCGAATTACAATTCCAAAGAACTGTCAACCGAGCCTTCATCGTCTATGTGCGAAGTAAAAACCACCTGGAACAAATCGATATCACCGAGAACCTGAAGATAAAAGCAAAAAAAGTACTTGACGATATCTTCAACATCATTAACCTGTCCTACTATCCGAATGCTAAAAAATCAAAGAGAAAATGCGAGGATTGTACTTACCGCAACATCTGTGTTGCCTGA
- the cas2 gene encoding CRISPR-associated endonuclease Cas2: MLTWVLYDIQKNKIRNKVAKFCEKSGIYRVQYSVFLGDLNKTKRKELRCQIEEIIEPNYDRVYIFPMCRDDFDQCELLGQAFDKNLITDEIKALIM; encoded by the coding sequence ATGCTCACGTGGGTTCTTTATGATATCCAAAAAAACAAAATCCGCAACAAAGTTGCCAAGTTCTGCGAAAAATCCGGCATTTATCGAGTGCAGTATTCGGTTTTTCTCGGTGATCTGAACAAAACAAAAAGAAAAGAACTCCGCTGCCAGATCGAAGAGATAATCGAGCCCAACTATGACCGTGTCTATATCTTCCCCATGTGCCGGGATGACTTTGACCAATGCGAACTTCTCGGGCAAGCTTTTGATAAAAACCTCATCACCGATGAAATCAAAGCACTTATAATGTAA